From the genome of Danio rerio strain Tuebingen ecotype United States chromosome 2, GRCz12tu, whole genome shotgun sequence, one region includes:
- the LOC137487769 gene encoding uncharacterized protein: protein MPSLPSTVTVMANSSTETQPNRKKNCLCAFFKNKRLALQKASQCRRRDCKVSPLQPPSDTEPPGPQPGPSTDNLQLGLSSFESLAVDDQTDLQSGPSGLRSRAVDDQRDVQPGPSSNKLTNFAENNQEPAEETQPNRKKNSLCAFFKNKWLALQKANQCRRRGGKVSPLQPPSDTEPPGPQPGPSTDDLQLDLSSNKTTNFEANRATAEPAEETQPNRKKKSLCEFFKKKWLALQKANQCRRRGNKVSLLQPPSDTEPVGPQPGPSNLKTTSAEDQHDLQSALSSFGSLAVDDQADLQSCLSGLEPLAVDIQAEPQLGLSSFEPLAVDDQADLQSSPSSFEPLAVEDQAELQSSTSSLESLAVEDQADLQSSPSSLESLAVEDQADLQSSPSSLKSLAVEDQADLHSSPFTLEPLAVDDQTDLKLGLSSFESLAVDDQADLQSSPSSLEPLAVDDQADLQSSPSSLEPLAVDDQAELQLGLSSLEPLAVDDQTDLKLGLSSFESLAVDDQADLQSSPSSLEPLAVDDQLDLKLGLSSFEPQAVDDQTDLKLSLSSFEPQAVDDQTDLQLGLSSFEPLAVDDQTDLKLGLSSFEPLAVDDQTDLKLGQSSFESLAVDDQTDLQLGLSGLKSLVVVDQSDLYPGLSSNKSANSDPKPANPEPDEEKTTDVEKNRINTFFNKTRQTVKPVLKKNNVVNPRPDTGSAAAEPNPHTSEPDPPASEPEPPIPEPDSLIPEPEPPIPEPDSLIPEPDSPIPEPEPPVPKPDSPIPEQVVRFHLQDQTDNSSDKESSDEESSEDSQPCSSKFVRAPTKHRRIGDKSWLRTIASPGPNILPFSAVYEVGEKLGEGGFGEVFVGLHKLNQQHVAIKFVKKTRADRYIRIPGLSKPLLAEVSLNLLLNQQPISPYIVHMIDWFDEEQRYILIMEYPQPCVNLLSFITQNKTKSESEARSILYQVVLGCKHCLDRGIFHRDIKLNNCVINTETHQVKLIDFGCGDLLKSVYVGGFTGGCCPPEYVATLAYRADPTTAWSLGYLMYKLMCGTYPFKSLEDMKTNSLTFPLGLSREFQDLISGCLITDPNKRSTVDDILNHEWFQQMPAAGVSGLWLEGHLMCKRNDGIVWHIQKAPDTVWETQPNRKKNCLCAFFKNKRLALQKANQCRRRDCKVSPLQPPSDTEPPGPQPGPSTDNLQLGLSSFESLAVDDQTDLQSGPSGLRSRAVDDQRDVQPGPSSNKLTNFEENNPEPAEETQPNRKKNSLCAFFKNKWLALHKANQCRRRGGKVSPLQPPSDTEPPGPQPGPSTDDLQLGFSSNKTTNFGANRATAEPAEETQPNRKKKSLCEFFKKKWLALQKANQCRRRGNEVSLLQPPSDTEPVGPQPGPSNLKTTSAEDQHDLQSALSSFGSLAVDDQADLQSCLSGLEPLAVDIQAEPQLGLSSFEPLAVGDQADLQSSPFSLEPLAVDDQAELQLGLSGLEPLAVDDQTDLKLGLSSFEPLAVDDQTDLKLGLSSFEPLAVDDQTDLKLGLSSFESLAVDDQTDLQLGLSGLKSLVVVDQSDLYPGLSSNKPANSDPKPDNPEPDEEKTTDVEKNRINTFFNKTWQTVKPVLKKNNVVNPRPDTVSAAAEPNPHTSEPNPPASEPESPIPEPDSLIPEPEPPIPEPDSLIPKPDLPIPEPDSPIPEPDSPIPEPEPPASEPELPIPEPDLPIPEPDSLIPEPDSPILEPEPPIPKPDSPIPEQVVQIHLQDQTDNSSDKESSDEESSEDSQPCLSKFVRAPTKHRRIGDKSWLRTIASPGPNILPFSAVYEVGEKLGEGGFGEVFVGLHKLNQQQVAIKFVKKTRADRYIRIPGLSKPLLAEVSLNLLLNQQPISPYIVHMIDWFDEEQRYILIMEYPQPCVNLLSFITQNKTKSESEARSILYQVVLGCKHCLDRGIFHRDIKLNNCVINTETHQVKLIDFGCGDLLKSVYVGGFTGGCCPPEYVATLAYRADPTTAWSLGYLMYKLMCGTYPFKSLEDMKTNSLTFPLGLSREFQDLISGCLITDPNKRSTVDDILNHEWFQQMPAAGVSTTCTKRT from the exons ATGCCGAGTTTGCCTTCTACTGTCACTGTCATGGCGAACAGCTCAACAG AAACGCAACCAAACAGGAAGAAGAATTGCCTTTGTGCATTCTTCAAAAATAAACGGCTGGCTTTACAGAAAGCCAGTCAGTGTCGACGTCGAGACTGTAAAGTATCTCCTTTACAGCCTCCGTCTGACACAGAACCACCGGGTCCACAGCCAGGCCCATCAACAGATAATCTTCAGCTTGGTCTGTCCAGCTTTGAGTCTCTGGCTGTAGACGATCAGACAGATCTTCAGTCTGGTCCGTCCGGCCTCAGGTCTCGAGCTGTAGACGATCAGCGTGATGTTCAGCCTGGTCCATCCAGCAATAAGCTAACCAACTTTGCAGAAAACAATCAAGAGCCAGCTGAAG aaacacaaCCAAACAGGAAGAAGAATAGCCTTTGTGCATTCTTCAAGAATAAATGGCTGGCTTTACAGAAAGCCAATCAGTGTCGACGTCGAGGCGGTAAAGTCTCTCCTTTACAGCCTCCGTCTGACACAGAACCACCGGGTCCACAGCCAGGCCCATCAACAGACGATCTTCAGCTTGATCTCtccagcaataaaacaacaaactttGAAGCAAACAGAGCCACTGCAGAGCCAGCTGAAG aaacacaaCCAAACAGGAAGAAGAAAAGCCTTTGTGAATTCTTCAAAAAGAAATGGCTGGCTTTACAGAAAGCCAATCAGTGTCGACGTCGAGGCAATAAAGTATCTCTTTTACAGCCTCCGTCTGACACAGAACCAGTGGGTCCACAGCCAGGCCCATCCAATCTCAAGACAACATCTGCAGAAGATCAGCATGATCTTCAGTCTGCTCTGTCCAGCTTTGGGTCTCTGGCTGTAGACGATCAGGCTGATCTTCAGTCTTGTCTGTCCGGCCTTGAGCCTCTGGCTGTAGACATTCAGGCTGAACCTCAGCTTGGTCTGTCCAGCTTTGAGCCTCTGGCTGTAGACGATCAGGCTGATCTGCAGTCTAGTCCATCCAGCTTTGAGCCTCTGGCTGTTGAAGATCAGGCTGAACTGCAGTCTAGTACATCCAGCCTTGAGTCTCTGGCTGTTGAAGATCAGGCTGATCTGCAGTCTAGTCCATCCAGCCTTGAGTCTCTGGCTGTTGAAGATCAGGCTGATCTGCAGTCTAGTCCATCCAGCCTTAAGTCTCTGGCTGTTGAAGATCAGGCTGATCTGCACTCTAGTCCATTCACCCTTGAGCCTCTGGCTGTAGACGATCAGACTGATCTTAAGCTTGGTCTGTCCAGTTTTGAGTCTCTGGCTGTAGACGATCAGGCTGATCTGCAGTCTAGTCCATCCAGCCTTGAGCCTCTGGCTGTAGACGATCAGGCTGATCTGCAGTCTAGTCCATCCAGCCTTGAGCCTCTGGCTGTAGACGATCAGGCTGAACTTCAGCTTGGTCTGTCCAGCCTTGAGCCTCTGGCTGTAGACGATCAGACTGATCTTAAGCTTGGTCTGTCCAGTTTTGAGTCTCTGGCTGTAGACGATCAGGCTGATCTGCAGTCTAGTCCATCCAGCCTTGAGCCTCTGGCTGTAGACGATCAGCTTGATCTTAAGCTTGGTCTGTCCAGTTTTGAGCCTCAGGCTGTAGACGATCAGACTGATCTTAAGCTTAGTCTGTCCAGTTTTGAGCCTCAGGCTGTAGACGATCAGACTGATCTTCAGCTTGGTCTGTCCAGTTTTGAGCCTCTGGCTGTAGACGATCAGACTGATCTTAAGCTTGGTCTGTCCAGTTTTGAGCCTCTGGCTGTAGACGATCAGACTGATCTTAAGCTTGGTCAGTCCAGTTTTGAGTCTCTGGCTGTAGACGATCAGACTGATCTTCAGCTTGGTCTGTCCGGCCTTAAGTCTCTGGTAGTAGTCGATCAGTCTGATCTTTATCCTGGTCTTTCCAGCAATAAGTCAGCAAACTCTGATCCAAAACCAGCCAATCCAGAGCCAGATGAAG aaaaaacaacagatgttgagaAGAACAGAATCAATACATTCTTCAACAAAACGCGGCAGACTGTAAAACCTGTACTCAAAAAGAACAATGTGGTTAATCCACGGCCGGACACAGGTTCAGCTGCTGCAGAGCCAAATCCACACACTTCTGAGCCAGATCCACCTGCATCAGAGCCAGAACCACCCATTCCTGAGCCAGACTCACTTATCCCTGAGCCAGAACCACCCATTCCTGAGCCAGACTCACTTATCCCTGAGCCTGATTCACCCATTCCTGAGCCAGAACCACCTGTTCCTAAGCCAGACTCACCCATTCCCGAGCAAGTAGTTCGATTTCATCTGCAGGATCAAACTGACAATTCTTCAGACAAAGAATCTTCAGATGAAGAATCTTCAGAAGATTCCCAGCCTTGTTCGTCCAAGTTTGTTCGAGCACCTACCAAGCACAGACGTATTGGAGACAAAAGCTGGTTGAGAACCATCGCATCGCCGGGTCCAAATATCC TTCCATTTTCTGCAGTATACGAAGTTGGAGAGAAGCTTGGAGAAGGAGGCTTTGGCGAAGTGTTTGTGGGGCTCCACAAGCTTAATCAACAACAT gttgCCATCAAATTTGTGAAGAAGACAAGAGCAGACCGGTATATCAGAATA CCTGGGCTTTCCAAGCCGCTGTTGGCAGAAGTGTCATTAAACCTGCTGCTGAATCAACAACCGATAAGCCCTTACATCGTTCACATGATAGACTGGTTTGATGAGGAACAACGCTACATACTCATCATGGAGTACCCGCAACCCTGCGTGAATCTGCTCAGCTTTATAACTCAGAACAAAACAAAGAGTGAATCTGAGGCACGTAGCATTTTGTACCAAGTGGTCCTCGGATGCAAGCACTGTCTCGACAGAGGTATCTTCCATCGGGACATCAAGTTAAACAACTGCGTGATCAACACCGAGACACACCAAGTCAAACTGATAGACTTTGGCTGTGGTGATCTCCTCAAGAGTGTCTATGTGGGTGGATTTACTG GAGGATGCTGTCCACCAGAGTATGTTGCGACCCTGGCATATCGGGCAGACCCAACAACGGCGTGGTCTCTGGGCTATCTGATGTACAAACTGATGTGTGGCACCTACCCCTTTAAATCACTGGAAGACATGAAGACAAACAGTCTGACTTTTCCATTGGGCCTATCCAGAG AATTCCAGGATTTGATCTCGGGGTGCCTGATTACTGATCCAAACAAAAGATCCACCGTAGATGACATCCTAAACCACGAGTGGTTTCAGCAAATGCCAGCAGCAGGAGTCAG tgggttgtggctggaagggcatctgatgtgTAAAAGAAATGATGGAATAGTGTGGCATATACAGAAAGCCCCTGACACTGTGTGGG AAACGCAACCAAACAGGAAGAAGAATTGCCTTTGTGCATTCTTCAAAAATAAACGTCTGGCTTTACAGAAAGCCAATCAGTGTCGACGTCGAGACTGTAAAGTATCTCCTTTACAGCCTCCGTCTGACACAGAACCACCGGGTCCACAGCCAGGCCCATCAACAGATAATCTTCAGCTTGGTCTGTCCAGCTTTGAGTCTCTGGCTGTAGACGATCAGACAGATCTTCAGTCTGGTCCGTCCGGCCTCAGGTCTCGAGCTGTAGACGATCAGCGTGATGTTCAGCCTGGTCCATCCAGCAATAAGCTAACCAACTTTGAAGAAAACAATCCAGAGCCAGCTGAAG aaacacaaCCAAACAGGAAGAAGAATAGCCTTTGTGCATTCTTCAAGAATAAATGGCTGGCTTTACACAAAGCCAATCAGTGTCGACGTCGAGGCGGTAAAGTCTCTCCTTTACAGCCTCCGTCTGACACAGAACCACCGGGTCCACAGCCAGGCCCATCAACAGACGATCTTCAGCTTGGTTTCTCCAGCAATAAGACAACAAACTTTGGAGCAAACAGAGCCACTGCAGAGCCAGCTGAAG aaacacaaCCAAACAGGAAGAAGAAAAGCCTTTGTGAATTCTTCAAAAAGAAATGGCTGGCTTTACAGAAAGCCAATCAGTGTCGACGTCGAGGCAATGAAGTATCTCTTTTACAGCCTCCGTCTGACACAGAACCAGTGGGTCCACAGCCAGGCCCATCCAACCTCAAGACAACATCTGCAGAAGATCAGCATGATCTTCAGTCTGCTCTGTCCAGCTTTGGGTCTCTGGCTGTAGACGATCAGGCTGATCTTCAGTCTTGTCTGTCCGGCCTTGAGCCTCTGGCTGTAGACATTCAGGCTGAACCTCAGCTTGGTCTGTCCAGCTTTGAGCCTCTGGCTGTTGGAGATCAGGCTGATCTGCAGTCTAGTCCATTCAGCCTTGAGCCTCTGGCTGTAGACGATCAGGCTGAACTTCAGCTTGGTCTGTCCGGCCTTGAGCCTCTGGCTGTAGACGATCAGACTGATCTTAAGCTTGGTCTGTCCAGTTTTGAGCCTCTGGCTGTAGACGATCAGACTGATCTTAAGCTTGGTCTGTCCAGTTTTGAGCCTCTGGCTGTAGACGATCAGACTGATCTTAAGCTTGGTCTGTCCAGTTTTGAGTCTCTGGCTGTAGACGATCAGACTGATCTTCAGCTTGGTCTGTCCGGCCTTAAGTCTCTGGTAGTAGTCGATCAGTCTGATCTTTATCCTGGTCTTTCCAGCAATAAGCCAGCAAACTCTGATCCAAAACCAGACAATCCAGAGCCAGATGAAG aaaaaacaacagatgttgagaAGAACAGGATCAATACATTCTTCAACAAAACGTGGCAGACTGTGAAACCTGTACTCAAAAAGAACAATGTGGTTAATCCACGGCCAGACACAGTTTCAGCTGCTGCAGAGCCAAATCCACACACTTCTGAGCCAAATCCACCTGCATCAGAGCCAGAATCACCCATTCCTGAGCCAGACTCACTTATCCCTGAGCCAGAACCACCCATTCCTGAGCCAGACTCACTTATCCCTAAGCCTGACTTGCCCATTCCTGAGCCAGACTCGCCCATTCCTGAGCCTGATTCACCTATTCCTGAGCCAGAACCACCTGCATCAGAGCCAGAACTCCCCATTCCTGAGCCTGATTTACCCATTCCTGAGCCAGACTCACTTATCCCTGAGCCTGACTCGCCCATTCTTGAGCCAGAACCACCTATTCCTAAGCCAGACTCACCCATTCCTGAGCAAGTAGTTCAAATACATCTGCAGGATCAAACTGACAATTCTTCAGACAAAGAATCTTCAGATGAAGAATCTTCAGAAGATTCCCAGCCTTGTTTGTCTAAGTTTGTTCGAGCACCTACTAAGCACAGACGTATTGGAGACAAAAGCTGGTTGAGAACCATCGCATCGCCGGGTCCAAATATCC TTCCATTTTCTGCAGTATACGAAGTTGGAGAGAAGCTTGGAGAAGGAGGCTTTGGCGAAGTGTTTGTGGGGCTCCACAAACTTAATCAACAACAG gttgCCATCAAATTTGTGAAGAAGACAAGAGCAGACCGGTATATCAGAATA CCTGGGCTTTCCAAGCCGCTGTTGGCAGAAGTGTCATTAAACCTGCTGCTGAATCAACAACCGATAAGCCCTTACATCGTTCACATGATAGACTGGTTTGATGAGGAACAACGCTACATACTCATCATGGAGTACCCGCAACCCTGCGTGAATCTGCTCAGCTTTATAACTCAGAACAAAACAAAGAGTGAATCTGAGGCACGTAGCATTTTGTACCAAGTGGTCCTCGGATGCAAGCACTGTCTCGACAGAGGTATCTTCCATCGGGACATCAAGTTAAACAACTGCGTGATCAACACAGAGACACACCAAGTCAAACTGATAGACTTTGGCTGTGGAGATCTCCTCAAGAGTGTCTATGTGGGTGGATTTACTG GAGGATGCTGTCCACCAGAGTATGTTGCGACCCTGGCATATCGGGCAGACCCAACAACGGCGTGGTCTCTGGGCTATCTGATGTACAAACTGATGTGTGGCACCTACCCCTTTAAATCACTGGAAGACATGAAGACAAACAGTCTGACTTTTCCATTGGGCCTATCCAGAG AATTCCAGGATTTGATCTCGGGGTGCCTGATTACTGATCCAAACAAAAGATCCACCGTAGATGACATCCTAAACCACGAGTGGTTTCAGCAAATGCCAGCAGCAGGAGTCAG CACAACCTGCACGAAACGGACATGA